The Oreochromis niloticus isolate F11D_XX linkage group LG13, O_niloticus_UMD_NMBU, whole genome shotgun sequence genome has a window encoding:
- the phyhiplb gene encoding phytanoyl-CoA hydroxylase-interacting protein-like isoform X2, protein MLLCANMSKEREDSSPRWKSRGSKSQDGSISEMEELPVPQNIKISNITCDSFKICWDMEARSKERITHYFIDLNKKENKNSNKFKHKDVPTKLVAKAVPLPMTVRGHWFLSPRTEYTVAVQTASKQADGDYAVSEWSEIIEFCTADYSTVHLNQLLEKAEVIAGRMLPFSVFYRNQNKEYFDHAREVQENRMLPSIKDNSGSHGSPISGKLEGIFFSCNTEFNTGKPPQDSPYGRHRFEVRADALFNPDTNLYFGDFYCMYTAYHYVILVLAPKGSRGDEFCKQRLPLLDITNNRFLTCKQVEEGDGGLVFHHAQDVILEVIYTEPVDLSLGTVAEISGHQLMSLSTVNAKKDPSCKTCNISVGR, encoded by the exons ATGTTATTATGCGCCAACATGTCTAAAGAGCGAGAGGATTCGTCACCGAGATGGAAAAGCAGAG GAAGTAAATCCCAGGACGGCAGCATCTCTGAGATGGAGGAGCTCCCTGTTCCTCAGAACATCAAGATTAGCAACATCACCTGTGACTCTTTCAAGATCTGCTGGGACATGGAGGCACGCAGCAAGGAGCGCATCACGCACTATTTCATTGACCTGAACAAGAAGGAGAACAAAAACTCAAACAAGTTCAAACACAAG GATGTTCCTACCAAACTGGTGGCCAAGGCAGTACCCCTGCCCATGACGGTCCGGGGCCACTGGTTCCTGAGCCCACGCACAGAGTACACAGTGGCTGTCCAGACTGCATCAAAACAGGCTGATGGGGACTACGCCGTGTCTGAGTGGAGCGAAATTATTGAATTCTGCACTGCTG ATTACTCCACAGTGCATCTAAACCAGCTGCTGGAGAAGGCGGAGGTCATTGCTGGGCGGATGCTGCCTTTCTCTGTCTTCTACAGAAACCAGAATAAAGAGTACTTTGATCATGCCAG GGAGGTGCAAGAAAACCGGATGCTGCCCTCTATTAAAGACAACAGTGGCAGCCATGGCTCTCCCATCAGTGGTAAGCTGGagggcatctttttcagctGCAACACAGAGTTCAACACCGGCAAGCCCCCGCAGGATTCTCCGTATGGTCGCCATCGCTTTGAGGTGCGGGCTGATGCGCTCTTCAACCCTGACACCAACCTGTACTTTGGAGACTTCTACTGTATGTATACAGCCTACCACTATGTGATtctggtcctagcaccgaaagGCTCAAGGGGTGATGAGTTTTGTAAGCAGAGGCTTCCTTTGCTCGACATCACCAACAACCGTTTCCTTACCTGCAAGCAGGTTGAAGAGGGTGATGGTGGTTTGGTGTTTCACCACGCCCAAGATGTCATCTTGGAGGTGATCTACACAGAGCCTGTAGACCTATCCTTGGGCACAGTGGCAGAGATCAGTGGGCACCAGCTGATGAGTCTCTCCACAGTAAATGCCAAGAAGGACCCCAGCTGCAAGACCTGCAACATCAGCGTGGGACGCTAG
- the phyhiplb gene encoding phytanoyl-CoA hydroxylase-interacting protein-like isoform X1, giving the protein MEVPGLAHNISSPLSPCEGMIKDLSLDAIQLCERDGSKSQDGSISEMEELPVPQNIKISNITCDSFKICWDMEARSKERITHYFIDLNKKENKNSNKFKHKDVPTKLVAKAVPLPMTVRGHWFLSPRTEYTVAVQTASKQADGDYAVSEWSEIIEFCTADYSTVHLNQLLEKAEVIAGRMLPFSVFYRNQNKEYFDHAREVQENRMLPSIKDNSGSHGSPISGKLEGIFFSCNTEFNTGKPPQDSPYGRHRFEVRADALFNPDTNLYFGDFYCMYTAYHYVILVLAPKGSRGDEFCKQRLPLLDITNNRFLTCKQVEEGDGGLVFHHAQDVILEVIYTEPVDLSLGTVAEISGHQLMSLSTVNAKKDPSCKTCNISVGR; this is encoded by the exons ATGGAGGTACCAGGTTTGGCGCACAACATCAGCAGTCCATTAAGTCCCTGCGAGGGGATGATCAAGGACCTAAGCTTGGACGCCATACAGTTATGCGAACGAGATG GAAGTAAATCCCAGGACGGCAGCATCTCTGAGATGGAGGAGCTCCCTGTTCCTCAGAACATCAAGATTAGCAACATCACCTGTGACTCTTTCAAGATCTGCTGGGACATGGAGGCACGCAGCAAGGAGCGCATCACGCACTATTTCATTGACCTGAACAAGAAGGAGAACAAAAACTCAAACAAGTTCAAACACAAG GATGTTCCTACCAAACTGGTGGCCAAGGCAGTACCCCTGCCCATGACGGTCCGGGGCCACTGGTTCCTGAGCCCACGCACAGAGTACACAGTGGCTGTCCAGACTGCATCAAAACAGGCTGATGGGGACTACGCCGTGTCTGAGTGGAGCGAAATTATTGAATTCTGCACTGCTG ATTACTCCACAGTGCATCTAAACCAGCTGCTGGAGAAGGCGGAGGTCATTGCTGGGCGGATGCTGCCTTTCTCTGTCTTCTACAGAAACCAGAATAAAGAGTACTTTGATCATGCCAG GGAGGTGCAAGAAAACCGGATGCTGCCCTCTATTAAAGACAACAGTGGCAGCCATGGCTCTCCCATCAGTGGTAAGCTGGagggcatctttttcagctGCAACACAGAGTTCAACACCGGCAAGCCCCCGCAGGATTCTCCGTATGGTCGCCATCGCTTTGAGGTGCGGGCTGATGCGCTCTTCAACCCTGACACCAACCTGTACTTTGGAGACTTCTACTGTATGTATACAGCCTACCACTATGTGATtctggtcctagcaccgaaagGCTCAAGGGGTGATGAGTTTTGTAAGCAGAGGCTTCCTTTGCTCGACATCACCAACAACCGTTTCCTTACCTGCAAGCAGGTTGAAGAGGGTGATGGTGGTTTGGTGTTTCACCACGCCCAAGATGTCATCTTGGAGGTGATCTACACAGAGCCTGTAGACCTATCCTTGGGCACAGTGGCAGAGATCAGTGGGCACCAGCTGATGAGTCTCTCCACAGTAAATGCCAAGAAGGACCCCAGCTGCAAGACCTGCAACATCAGCGTGGGACGCTAG